Proteins co-encoded in one Ziziphus jujuba cultivar Dongzao chromosome 9, ASM3175591v1 genomic window:
- the LOC112493088 gene encoding DUF724 domain-containing protein 9 — protein sequence MTALIKVSGDQLDRAAGVGNCRTDKSELTVGVLGSEEALRDGTTLVSATDCLAEEAMLFVSNNKPLSMYINEICSIENSNYSGDIEQNNGLSLPFMKTFSIWQQFESMEVFRKLPQNPHFQPSMKSKRLCREGLAIGNMFAFVSLVEMIAKLEIDAPAELVNDATEALVELEKMGFNVKALQGRLND from the exons ATGACTGCACTGATCAAAGTTTCTG GTGATCAACTGGATAGAGCTGCAGGTGTTGGTAATTGTAGAACTGATAAATCTGAATTAACTGTGGGAGTTTTAG GCTCTGAAGAAGCACTGAGAGATGGAACAACTCTAGTCTCTGCAACAGATTGTTTGGCAGAAGAAGCTATGTTGTTTGTTTCTAATAATAAACCTTTATCAATGTATATCAATGAAATTTGTTCTATAGAAAATTCCAATTACTCAG GTGACATTGAGCAAAACAACGGTCTATCTTTGCCTTTTATGAAAACTTTTTCAATTTGGCAACAATTTGAATCAATGGAAGTATTCAGAAAATTGCCTCAAAATCCCCATTTTCAGCCTTCAATGAAGTCTAAAAGGTTATGTCGAGAGGGATTAGCTATTGGCAATATGTTTGCCTTTGTTTCTTTGGTTGAAATGATTGCAAAGTTGGAAATAGATGCTCCTGCAGAATTAGTCAATGACGCTACTGAAGCACTTGTTGAATTGGAAAAGATGGGATTCAATGTCAAGGCATTACAAGGTCGTCtgaatgat